The genomic interval CAGTTCTTTTGATTTGGCAGGTCGCATTTCGCCCATCGCTGAGGCCCCGCCAGCGATGGCAGCAGCCATTATCATGTGGTGGTGCTCAGCTCTTTCCAACTTGcgtttcctcttcttctctgaaTCTTTAAGCTTAATCTTCAGAGGCTTTTCCATCAGAGAATCCTCAGGCTGTAGCAAAAAAAGCAGAACGATAAAAAAAAACGAATCTCTAACTCTGTACTCACCGCAGACATGTTTTTAGTAAATTGATCTGTAACTATAAAAAGAGCAATAAATTATaacatatttcaaattttaagtCACTTTCTAGTATTTGTCACGGTGACCAGTTGCACAATTAGGTTGTGCAATCAATGACCTGCCTACCTCCATGACCTGCAGGAATCTCTCTTCAGGGGGCGGGTGTGTGGCCTGCAGAATCCTCCAGATGTGCTGGGTCTCATCCAGGGACACCTCCAGCAAGTCTCCCAGCATCATCAGCTCCTCCAGCTGGGCCTTAGCCTGTGGAGATAACTCAAGCACTGGTGGCTCTAGGCTGCGAGGGACCAGAGGGGTCTTCCTGGGCTGTTTTCTGGGTGTGCCTAGATCtgaaatttttatattttaagtaaGAAACGATGTAGATGAAaacttaaacaacaaacaaaaactctgaataatgtaaagtaaatgCAACCTCACTTTGCACACAGGACTTTGAAGCTGAGGAGTAGGCGTGTTCAGTACAAAAGGAGGGAGTGGCAGCGGGCCACATGTGGCTGACCACCTCCTCTGACTTTACAGGAATCTCCTCATCACAGAACAGGTAGGGCTTCACTTCACCTGGGTCCTGCAGAAAATATGAACAGAGAGCATAGATTTGAGAAGTCTCAACAACATCATCAGGTAAGTGGGTTCTTTGTGTCCTCACATACTTTCATATCATAGCCGTAGGTTtctctgatgtcctcatccGAGTCTGTCTCCTCGTCATCGTAGTCCACAGATTGGCGGGGTGATGTGGCTCTGCTGAAACCGGACTGCTGAAAAGTCTGAATGTGTCCCTGGGAAGGGGAAATAACCCAGACATGTAAATAGGGTCGCTAATGTTTTGGATAATTATTAGGACataagtcacacacacacacatttctatcaCTCTTCACGTTTTAGGTGAAAGCCATGTTGCACATTAGTGCCCTGTCCTATTTATATTCAAACCCCTGGTAGAAACAACAGACTACAACCTAAAGTTTTGTAgtattaaaacagaaatgtaaaattattcatCATCTAATCTACCTGTAGGTCGGGGTTGGCAGCAGCTTTCTGAAGCTCAGCATTTATAATCTTCTCAGTTTTCTCCCTTGCAGCTTGCTCCACCATGCGCTGACTCAGCACAGACAGTTTTGCCAGGGCTGAGGACAGCTCCTCAGTGGCCAGTGCTTGACGTGCTCGGTCCTGAAAAGACAGTTAAGGTATAAGTATTTAGATCATAAGCAAACCGCGGAAACTTCACAGACCTGAGAAGCTATCATCactaattaaaaacatgtaattcCTATGCATACCTGCCAGCTCATTGCCCTCTCTGTCAAACACTGAAGAGCTTCACCTTCTGGCAGACGCACTGGCAGCTTCTGCAGCGACACCAAAAGCGAAAGGATGGTTTCTAGCCTTGGCCTCCTTGATCGCTGACAAAGGGGACATAGAAATTTGGAGTCTTTGCTATTACTCTGCCACCCAACACCAACTTTCTTCTGAGATCCTGTCTTAGGCAGAGGCACGCACGCGCCATGAAACCAGTCCTTACAAAGCTCACACTGCAACATAAAGCCGCTGGCTGTCTTTCGACACATGCAGAACTTGACCTCTTCGATTCGGTCTGCCATGGCCATCTTGGCTAAATTGGCAGCACGCAGTGAGTGGATGGCCTCCacttctttctgctctttggcTTTGAAGGCTGCTACAACAGTGGAAGGGTCTCGTGCGTCCTCGAAGCTCTCCTCTAGGTCGCTTAGGGTGTCGGCATCAAagcctcctctctccttctccatgAGCTCTTTGACACGTTTCCTCTTGCTCTTGCTGTTACCATAGACCCCAATATCCACACGAGGACTGAGAACCTGAAAGCAGTGGCACAAGAatatgcaacaaaaataaaacttcaagTGTTTTGTTCAGATCAGattatgttttcatcatttcagAAAAGCCACCCAAACTAGGATATCAAGCATCAAATCTCCACCTGGAGCAGTGTGTATGTAGAGTTCTTCTTGAGGAAGGTGCGTGCTGTCCTCTCCCTCCAAACTCGGGCTGCAGCCACCTGAGACTCCACCTGGGCAAGTGGATCAAGACGAACAGGGATGGAGCGTCCTCTAGCCAACAGGCTCTCCAGCTGCTCCAGGTAAGCATAGCTATTGCCAGTCTGGATGGCCTCCACCTTGGCCGTCCATTCCTTAGCCTTTTGCAGGGCCTCTCTGAGGGCCAAAATATTAGGGAGGTACGCTGGGATGTTCCTAGCTTCAAGCACAATGCTCTCCAGAGTCACCATGCTGTGTCGAGGCCTGGTGTTACAGGAGGATGGACTGATGAGAATGACTAGACTTTTTTGGTCATTATGCCATTTAATGTATGGTTTGCAGGTTTTTACATGGTTTTTACATGAATGCACACGTGAATGTGTAGTCTTACCTGGCCTGCAGGCAGACCCGAGCCTTATCCTCCCATCTCTCTGATACAGTGAGGATCTCTTGCAGCTCAGCCATGGCTTTTTCCACAGCATGGTGGGGGGCAAGGCCCACCCCAGAGTCTATTAGCCGCTTCATCAGCTCCAGGGTGACCCGATGGGGCTCGGCCAGGGTGATACGCACCTGGGATGAGACGAGGATGACGTGTTACACAAGACCCTTATTGCAAAACTTCTTTAAACCATGCAAACAGGTAACAAGTGTTAGGAGCCCACCTCGTCAAGCCAGCGAGCCTGCTGGAGCTCCTGTTTAAGTCGGGGCAGCTCAGGCAGCTCTACATCAAGGCCCCCACCCAGGTCCAACAGTGCCTGCAGCTTGGAGGAATCAGGCATTTCATCGGATAATGCCACCTGAGCTCGCTCATGGAAGTCCTCCACATTCTCAAGTAATTCCTgccaaaaacaaagtaatagGCAAAttgagaagaggaaaaaaaaaatgaaaaaaaaatgatgaagatCAGATTTTAttggagaaaaatgaaaacaagggaaaagagaaaagaataaatgCTTAATTTGAAATTTGGCTTAACGTGCACATTATCGTGCCATAGCAGGTACAAAGGGGACTAACTTTTACTTGTCGGGCCTGGCTGATGATGCAGGGCAGCTTGTAAAGCTGGTCCACAAAGGCCTTGAGCTCGTCCACTGTCAGCTTGGTGCGGTTACGACTGGTTTCAGAACGCAGACGACAGCTTCAGAAACatatgaaaaaagaagacaacTATAGTTACCTTTGAACCTGACCAGCTACAGTATTgattttcaaatggaaaaaaatactgacatttGCTTTTTGGCTCAACTGTACTTTAAGACCCTGCTGTATCAttagtaaattacatttttagccCCATTAAATAAGCTTCTGTATATCACTGTCCACTAACCTGTGCCTCTGCTTTCGGCTAAGCAACAGCTGGGCTACAGAGGAACAcgtctctgcttctttgaccATTTCCCTAAGGCGACGGAACAGAGCATTCTCAGGATACTtcctatcctctgcatcctcaaGCAAAACCTTGAGCTCAATAAGATCTGtgagacacaaaacaatcaTATAAGGACACAAACACTTTTTGTGCAATAGTTCATAGCAGTAGCAATAAAGTACTTAAAACCTTTCTTGTTCTTTTGGTCTGCAGCCAAGGCCTCGGTGACCCTTTTAGCCCAGGTGTCATAGGACTGAGCTCGTGTCTTGACCCCATACAGCATGGATGGAAACTCCTCCAGATCATAGCGATACCTAACATTATACAGATATATCCTTCAAATGCAACAACTCTGGCCAAGTAAAGGTAAACTAATAATGTATCACCATAATATTTAGACCTTACCGGAGACACTTGTTACCAAGTGGACAGTCACAAAGATCAGCTGCATGGTGAAGACAGACCAGACGATCGGGGCTGCAAGAGCAAGTCAGTGCTGACAGGAAACAGGTCGTCTTACACTTGTGGCACTGGCGCTCATCATCAGGAACCAATTCAAAAAACTCCTGGTCTGAGGAAAGCACCCCCTGTGGGTTACAAGCAATGAGAGCCTTTACCTTTCTCATGCCAtgtaaacagattaaaaaataaacatattacaATATTTCCTCTCACCATTTCTTCTACAGCCCGCCTGAGTTTTGTCTCCTCATCCATCATATGACCCATTTccttaaaaacagcagcagccagctCCACATCAAGGCTCTCTGGATCGGCAGCCATCTTGCACAGTAGCTCCTCGTGGGAGAAGACGCAGTAGCGGTGGAGTCGTCGGTAATGTGCCACACACTGACGACCCATAGGTAACTGACAAAAAGTATGTGTAAAAGATGAACAACcacaatcaacaacaaaaaaattatcttaGTAGATGAATTTGCTTTCCCTCTCCCCACTCACCCAGTCGGCAGTGCAGAAGTTAACTGCCTCTGCAAAGTTGTAGCCCTGATTGAAACCACTGTGATAGGCCCTAGGGAAGGTCACAACAAACTCTCCTGCACACTGATTGGTCCTGTACACCTAAGGGAGgtataatacacacacaattaataATCAACATACCGTGTCAGCAAcatttaatcaaatcaaatatcaACCTCAGGACTTGGCTACATACAGGGACACCATGCTCCATGAGCACATTGGGATTCATGATGGTCACCAGCTGATGAAGGAGGTCAGGCTGGGAGTCAAACAGTTCTGGAGCCAGCTTCTTCATTACAGCTTCCAGCTGCTCCGCTGCAGACGCCGGTACTCCATACCAAGTCTTTGGTTCACCcctgaaggagaaaaaaacacaaagcactAAATTAACATTAAGAATATTTACATCCTGTTATTatatagaatataatagaaCAGAATAGGAATTGTTTCAATAACTCCATAATATTAAATCGGTGTACatctgagaaatgtaaaaaggtcTTGTGTTCTTTGTCTTACCAGTGTAGAAAGTTGATGGAGTAACTCCAGTGGTCTTCAATGTGCCAACAGAATGAGGAGAAGCACATGCCCACATAGAGCCATGGTACCTTCATGCCTGAGATGTCCACATTGATGTGGGTGAGCACCGACTGCTCTAACACTGGCATGTTATTCAGGTTCCAGCCTGAGTTGGCATACTCCTgataagaaaaaagtttttgctTAATGAACCTGCATTACAAATacacccaaaacttttaaaaacctcATCTCAAATACTTTACTAAACATCCGATTGTAAGAAAATAATTCACCTCTTCATCTCCCAGTATTCTCCTCTTGCCATCCCTGACAGGAAATCCACTGCCCACTTCCTTGGAGCTGATATCAGCTCCATATTCAACAATGACATCCTCCTCAATGCTGCTGACCAGGCGCCAGAATTCCTTTTCTACCAATTCTGTGGGGACCATCTGGGGGGTACAAAATGAAGCTTATGAAACTTCAAGTCTTGATGTTTCACAGCAAAAACCTGTGAGAAGCTTGTATATCCTCTTACTTCTAAAATTGGATGTGGGCCTGCCATAAAATTTGTTGTTGTCCATTCAACagtttcaatatttttatttaaaaatctgattttacacacatgtacaggCATGTTGAAGTAGTCGGACTTGAACTGGTCAGCCATCTCTCCGAAACTCTGGAGGGTGTACTCCCTTACAGCCTGTTCAAAGCCGAATGCTTCCCTGGGCTTACTGCACTCCTGTAAGAAATACATAGTTGTAACATCTGttagtattttttgttttagaacaTCTGATTATCAACAGATTGGAGAAAatcttaataattttttatgcaACAAATAACACATTCAGCTTTCTTTGAGAATTCTGCTTGGACAGTGTTCAAGCATTACCTCAGCAACACATTTCGGGCAGCGCCAGTCACCCTTGGGCACATCCTGCAGAGGTGGGATCAAACAGAATGTATGGTAGCTGTCATCACAGCCGTCGCACAGCAGGAGTCGGTCCTCCTCATCCCCGCGACCGCACACCAGGCAGAGGTAGAGGTCGATCTGGGTTGTTATAGGATGGCCAGGTCATTTTCCGAAAATACAGCAGACACTATATCAGAAACAATGAACTGGTACTCACAAAGTTGACCTCCAGTGTCTCCTTGCGGGGCCTCATTTTGATGGCGAAGGCCTGAGCTTTGAGGTGACGCTGTTTCTTGTTGAACCCATCATCTGAGTAAAAGGGTAAAGTGCAAATGTAAGACAAATACTCACAGCAACAGCTGATTTGTTGTTACGTCTAGTTATGTGAAACAATGAGGGTCAACCAAAAAATTATTCTTACCAGCTGACCCCATATCCAAGCCTACCATCTTGGGACTTGTGCTAAAGATTTTAAGACCTTTTGGCTCCTTGTTTTCTCTCTaaataaacacagcaacaacataaGCAGCATACCGTGAAACAGAGTCATCCCAATAAAAGGCAAAAAGTTAGACAACCCTGAATCTGGACAGGGGCAGTGAGAAAAAACCATAGGTGTCCACATTAAAATCACCACTGTTTGAGTGGGAACACCGCACtcacacaaattaaatttacaacTAGCAGTATGACTGTCTGAAATATcgagttttattttgtcttacctCAGACTTAATGCGCCTGGAGCGTCTCTCAGGCAGAAGACgttgtttggtttgtgttttatcaccCTCCTgatctctctccttctcttcctcttcatcttgctcctcctcttccaccgCCTCCTCACCAACTCCCTCATCTACTTCCTCACCATCATCTCCCTCATCATAAAGTCTCTGAATGCCCTAATTGGAAAGTGTGGGTGAAAGGAAATTAGGTTTTGGAAAGGCTGCCACACAATTCTGCGTTAATGTGCTATTTTGGAAGTAAACACGCATATTTCCTTGCTTCCACATGATTTAGTTTAGTAGCACATTTACAACACTACAATTTTCATGCCAGTTGCATAATTTTTACTACTGTAGAGCtaactacattaaaaacagacaaacagcagctAGCACCACTCACAGTTAGTGTCGCTCCAGACTGGAAAAGCTCATAGGGATACAGGATCCTCTCATAGTGGGAGCGCAGCAGTGACCCGGTGCCTTTTCCAGGTGGAAAGCCCATTCGGCTGGCTACAGTGGaccactttttttctttacatactGTCTCAAACCCTCCCTCTGAAGACACAATCTGAAACAGGTGTCCAATTTGAGTATTTTTACCTGCACGATGTGTCTAAACAACTTTTACCAGTcaattgcaaaaaaaagatttactaGCAATAAATTTAAGTGCAGAAGTGATTATTAGCAATTTGCATAAACCAGAAATTAGCCTGTATTTTTCAgcatcaaaaaataaacaataaaaacattaaaatagtcttttgtttttaagatcTTCAAAGGATCTtgcaacaatacaaaacatttgtctCTCTATATAGAAAAAAGCAATGCTCTatatttaacacacaaacactacgCAAAAACCTACGCTACCTTGCTGAGTTGATACAGGTCCAGGATCTTTCTTTCTACATGAGGGAAACGAATCTTGGATCCCTGCAGCTCCCAGAATTTTGCGATTTGATCCAGAAAGTTGAGCTTAACTCGAGTGAGGGCCTGTCAAACAGGagaaagggaggagagaggacagATTCTCAGTATAGGAGGACCCCACTCATGCACGCTGTCCACCTCAGGCAAACTGAATATTACATTTGATACTAAACCATACCTCTCTAAGTTAAGTTAAACTCTTTACACACACTAAAAGAACAGAATGCAATCCAAATCTTAATAGATGTCAGTCAACATTAAATACAGTCATGTCTTATTGTGTTCTTCACAAAGCCACACATGAGGCAGTAAGTGGGTTTATCATTGTTTTGACAGCATGAGGCATCTTCTTGCCAAACTCACCTCAAGTTCATTCAGTCGTTGTATTCTGGGAGTAAAGCGAAAGTTGCGTACATCGCAGGCGAAAGGAGGTTGCCAATCCTGAtagacaagaaaacaaaaaacattaactgGTGTCACAGCATCATCAGCAGTAAGGAAATAAGAGCAACTATAACACAACTTGAAACACATAAACTATTAGCAGTAGCTAAAGGTTACTAGTGAGTGAGGTAACTGTAAAACctattcatgaaaaaaaaaaatcaccactACTCATAGTAAGCTGTGCACAAATACTGCCTGCTTgaagatattttaattatgCAATATTGCTTATTCTGAATAGTTATTAATGCTGTGTTGGCTACACAGACACATCCCCCAACAGTTAGCGGTCCCATAAAATCAAACGTAAAAGTGATTTTATATGCATTAGACATATGACAAATATAGCATAAATGGTCTTACAGGGGCTAAAGGCCTGCGTGTGGCCCAATGTCGCATCTCGGCAGATAACACTGTACAATCATTGTACTGTAAGTTAGCTAGCcatcaggaaaacaaaaacaagcgaAATATAACGTAACCTCTTCAATTCATTCTGTCTTTGGAAAactttctaaacaaaaaaaagccagtGTTGTCCAAgttttatacatatacatatatttgaCCGCAATTTATAAAGCcttatttgaccttttttgaGGTAATGGCAACTGGTAACATAAATGTCGTTGCCTATTGGAGGTTTCACGCAGGCCCAAATCAAACCAACGCTACCTACGAGCATAACAAGCAAGACTCGCAGActtaatattaatgtttaaaatcaaatgagAGGTTTACCTCCGGTGGTCTTATCTTGCATATGCCCGTTTTCTCTGCAATAGGTCGGATCTTATTGATAAACCCTAAAGGATCCGAGAAATCCTCCCAACTCGGCTCAAAAACCGGACACTCAGGAGGGGGGGCAAACTCTGCAAATCCAGACATATTGGAGTGGATCCAATGAAATGGtctttcaaaaataatattGGATAAAATCAACCTAGTTGAGATCAGCAGTCCATGGTTGTTTTCAGTAATTTTCGTCTTGGGGGAACTTCCTCTGTGTCCATGATGGTCCTTCAAATCTTTTAACACCAAATCACTTCAACAGCAGGGCATCACAGTCGTAATGGCGAATCATAATCTCGTCTGAAAATGCATGCAAAATATAACAATCGTGCAGATACTGATCAATGTTTTCCCATCACTCGTAAACAGCGGCCGGGCCAGGCCGAGGACTCTTCACCTCGTCCCTACCTGGGACGGAGGGCAGGGTCAGTCCGTAACGTTATCATCCCTTCTCAACGTCCACAGCCTCACAAAATAAACTGTTAGGTCAACACTTGGGGTGCAGATCGCTGAATTTGTAAGAGGTTTTTGATCgtaaaatgaaaacacctcAGCTTTTAAAACGTTGACTGCAATGTTATATTTTGCAAGCTAACACTGCTATGTTTATGTACCTGGGTAGTTGCATGATTTCTTCGTTATAATGCATTTCCAATAAACTTTTCCGCGCTTGGCTAAGTTCTATGTCTTGCTGATAATGTCCGTTAACTAACGTAATACAGTTTACTCTTCAGGCTACAGATGTCGACCAACTGTTAACATGCCAACCACAAGTAGGAGGATGCTAGTAGTAGTGAGCGAACATAGTCTAATGTCCTCACTTCTTGTAACAAAACCCATTCATTGGGGTAAGGGCAAACTAGCATACGGCTAATTTGATGTAAGGATGGCTAAGTCGGCGTTGCGCAGCTAACATTGACGTTAGCTAAGAAAGTCGGTTGAGCAAAACAGCCAGCAATAGCTTGAGACGGCTAACCGCAATCAagtagaaaaaacacaatagtCCACTGGTTTTGTTTCACGCGGTGCCACTACTCGTATAATAAAGTTAACGTCGTCTGTTTGTCTCGTAGCCGCATTAGCTCGCGTGCTAGCGTCATCTAGCAAGATTGGGAGAGTTGTTGTGTTGCCTCCAGGCACACTTGGAAACTTGCTACTTCCTTATTTGcaggttgttaaaaaaaaaaagaaaaagaaaaaaagtttacctgtaaataaaaattgtatcaCAAATCAATTGGCATCTGTTGACTTCTTTTACACATCAGTGCAGCGTACCGCATACATACATCAGTAGTGTCCCCGAATATGAAGGGAGAGGATATTGAGATAGAAACTAAGTGTAAATTTAGTGAATGAAAACGAATGCTTCGTTGCAATACTTTTAATAACGTACGTTTACTGCCTAGAAAGAAAACGTGAACAGATTATCACCGTATTGTTTTGTACCACTGTGACAGACGGTTTTAACAGGTGTATTTACGATTTCCTACAGCTACCTAAGGCAGCATTATATAAACGCATGTGCTGTTACTACTGATATCACTGCTCAAATTAAATTGTCACAATCCCAaatctcatttttcttttttctgtatatAAATTTTATTGTTATCCACTTAGCACATATTAGCCAACAGGACTACctgatgtgtttgtgcaaaaacatGAGTCTGGGAACATTGTTCACAGACACAGAAGTCACAGAAGGCTTTGTATATCATCAataaatagtaatagtaatagtatttACAGATACACATTGAATTTGCAGACCATACGTAGCATGCTGAACCACTCTTTGAACTGATGCCATAAAAAGAGACCTCAAAGTTCTCCCTTCGTGATCAAGGTTGAAGCTCTTGGGGATGACCACCACTCCTCTCTGCACGTTAAACCTCAGGGCCACCTGAGCTGAGGTCTTGTTGTACTTTTTGCCAACTGATACCAGTAGTTCATCTTCTAACAATGGTGGGCATTTTAGGTTTACCCTGTTTAAAAGATTGACATTTTACCACAATGCAACGAAGACATTTTTGCCAAATGAACACCCTCTTGAAGCTTAATGCAAGCAGGCTACTGTTTTAGATGAGTTCACTGTGTCTTTTGTCAACTGAATTTAATGAGCCTGCTTTTTCTCCCATACCAGGATGGATCCCTAGATGTCCCCAGAGGGCTGTATCCTACGAGGATAATGTCATTTTGCCTGCAGTATTTAAGCAACTTTGGCTGAGTGTAATAGGGGTGACATTcaacctaaataaaaaagaaaatattagtttagttaGGTAGATtttaaagaagaataaaaaactcACAACATCATCATTAATGATTTATGTAGtcatatttaatgtattttgttatgCATATCTTGaggcattttttgtttttattgcccatttctttactttctttaaTCCAAAATTGAATATCTTCTTATCATTTGGCTTATTTAGGGACATGAGTGAATCATTAAGTTGATAGTATCTGGTTTGAGACAGGTTTGTGTTTCAGGCCAGGTTTGTTAAGGATCAACTCCAGATGTCgcttggggggggggttggtaaggcagtcatccacagacgacagggtcagtggttcgatccccagctatatgtcaaagtgtctctgggcaagacactgaatccccaacagccctttcccatccctagctgtgcagtgccggtccaagcgcgatagaaattggggaaggttgtaTTAGGAAGGCCATCAGGcataaatcaacatgcagacaatgatctgctggggcaaccctgaactcacacgataagccaaaaggacaaaaaaaaaaaaaaaaacagctcacaTAACTGCCAAAGGTTTGGTTCCTGACTTTCAGCATGTATCTCTAATGAACTGCTACTGTTATCTACCTGTTTCTGCAGCTAACATTCAAGTTTGTATTTGTAACTTATATAAGACTAATCTAACAAACATTATTTAGTTACAGTCAGTGTTATTTATAAAGGTCACTACAGGCTCAAAAAGACTCAtttcttta from Channa argus isolate prfri chromosome 21, Channa argus male v1.0, whole genome shotgun sequence carries:
- the kdm5a gene encoding lysine-specific demethylase 5A isoform X1 is translated as MSGFAEFAPPPECPVFEPSWEDFSDPLGFINKIRPIAEKTGICKIRPPEDWQPPFACDVRNFRFTPRIQRLNELEALTRVKLNFLDQIAKFWELQGSKIRFPHVERKILDLYQLSKIVSSEGGFETVCKEKKWSTVASRMGFPPGKGTGSLLRSHYERILYPYELFQSGATLTGIQRLYDEGDDGEEVDEGVGEEAVEEEEQDEEEEKERDQEGDKTQTKQRLLPERRSRRIKSERENKEPKGLKIFSTSPKMVGLDMGSADDGFNKKQRHLKAQAFAIKMRPRKETLEVNFIDLYLCLVCGRGDEEDRLLLCDGCDDSYHTFCLIPPLQDVPKGDWRCPKCVAEECSKPREAFGFEQAVREYTLQSFGEMADQFKSDYFNMPVHVCKIRFLNKNIETVEWTTTNFMAGPHPILEMVPTELVEKEFWRLVSSIEEDVIVEYGADISSKEVGSGFPVRDGKRRILGDEEEYANSGWNLNNMPVLEQSVLTHINVDISGMKVPWLYVGMCFSSFCWHIEDHWSYSINFLHWGEPKTWYGVPASAAEQLEAVMKKLAPELFDSQPDLLHQLVTIMNPNVLMEHGVPVYRTNQCAGEFVVTFPRAYHSGFNQGYNFAEAVNFCTADWLPMGRQCVAHYRRLHRYCVFSHEELLCKMAADPESLDVELAAAVFKEMGHMMDEETKLRRAVEEMGVLSSDQEFFELVPDDERQCHKCKTTCFLSALTCSCSPDRLVCLHHAADLCDCPLGNKCLRYRYDLEEFPSMLYGVKTRAQSYDTWAKRVTEALAADQKNKKDLIELKVLLEDAEDRKYPENALFRRLREMVKEAETCSSVAQLLLSRKQRHSCRLRSETSRNRTKLTVDELKAFVDQLYKLPCIISQARQVKELLENVEDFHERAQVALSDEMPDSSKLQALLDLGGGLDVELPELPRLKQELQQARWLDEVRITLAEPHRVTLELMKRLIDSGVGLAPHHAVEKAMAELQEILTVSERWEDKARVCLQARPRHSMVTLESIVLEARNIPAYLPNILALREALQKAKEWTAKVEAIQTGNSYAYLEQLESLLARGRSIPVRLDPLAQVESQVAAARVWRERTARTFLKKNSTYTLLQVLSPRVDIGVYGNSKSKRKRVKELMEKERGGFDADTLSDLEESFEDARDPSTVVAAFKAKEQKEVEAIHSLRAANLAKMAMADRIEEVKFCMCRKTASGFMLQCELCKDWFHGACVPLPKTGSQKKVGVGWQSNSKDSKFLCPLCQRSRRPRLETILSLLVSLQKLPVRLPEGEALQCLTERAMSWQDRARQALATEELSSALAKLSVLSQRMVEQAAREKTEKIINAELQKAAANPDLQGHIQTFQQSGFSRATSPRQSVDYDDEETDSDEDIRETYGYDMKDPGEVKPYLFCDEEIPVKSEEVVSHMWPAATPSFCTEHAYSSASKSCVQNLGTPRKQPRKTPLVPRSLEPPVLELSPQAKAQLEELMMLGDLLEVSLDETQHIWRILQATHPPPEERFLQVMEPEDSLMEKPLKIKLKDSEKKRKRKLERAEHHHMIMAAAIAGGASAMGEMRPAKSKELKRVGLELGLGRKSKKKKLKLNLDKNREMKQLAKRLAKEEKERKRKEKAAAKGEAIREGLEKRKEKKILDIPSKYDWSGAEDSNDENAVCAAKNCQRPCKDKVDWVQCDGGCDEWFHQVCVGVSCEMAENEDYICIDCSCKATDVGGGMTVESVSAAEESVIVMATSICSGSAQSLPSSSVVASWSHTSSTSHLNPATSHHQQQQEQEPQQGS
- the kdm5a gene encoding lysine-specific demethylase 5A isoform X2, which gives rise to MSGFAEFAPPPECPVFEPSWEDFSDPLGFINKIRPIAEKTGICKIRPPEDWQPPFACDVRNFRFTPRIQRLNELEALTRVKLNFLDQIAKFWELQGSKIRFPHVERKILDLYQLSKIVSSEGGFETVCKEKKWSTVASRMGFPPGKGTGSLLRSHYERILYPYELFQSGATLTGIQRLYDEGDDGEEVDEGVGEEAVEEEEQDEEEEKERDQEGDKTQTKQRLLPERRSRRIKSERENKEPKGLKIFSTSPKMVGLDMGSADDGFNKKQRHLKAQAFAIKMRPRKETLEVNFIDLYLCLVCGRGDEEDRLLLCDGCDDSYHTFCLIPPLQDVPKGDWRCPKCVAEECSKPREAFGFEQAVREYTLQSFGEMADQFKSDYFNMPVHMVPTELVEKEFWRLVSSIEEDVIVEYGADISSKEVGSGFPVRDGKRRILGDEEEYANSGWNLNNMPVLEQSVLTHINVDISGMKVPWLYVGMCFSSFCWHIEDHWSYSINFLHWGEPKTWYGVPASAAEQLEAVMKKLAPELFDSQPDLLHQLVTIMNPNVLMEHGVPVYRTNQCAGEFVVTFPRAYHSGFNQGYNFAEAVNFCTADWLPMGRQCVAHYRRLHRYCVFSHEELLCKMAADPESLDVELAAAVFKEMGHMMDEETKLRRAVEEMGVLSSDQEFFELVPDDERQCHKCKTTCFLSALTCSCSPDRLVCLHHAADLCDCPLGNKCLRYRYDLEEFPSMLYGVKTRAQSYDTWAKRVTEALAADQKNKKDLIELKVLLEDAEDRKYPENALFRRLREMVKEAETCSSVAQLLLSRKQRHSCRLRSETSRNRTKLTVDELKAFVDQLYKLPCIISQARQVKELLENVEDFHERAQVALSDEMPDSSKLQALLDLGGGLDVELPELPRLKQELQQARWLDEVRITLAEPHRVTLELMKRLIDSGVGLAPHHAVEKAMAELQEILTVSERWEDKARVCLQARPRHSMVTLESIVLEARNIPAYLPNILALREALQKAKEWTAKVEAIQTGNSYAYLEQLESLLARGRSIPVRLDPLAQVESQVAAARVWRERTARTFLKKNSTYTLLQVLSPRVDIGVYGNSKSKRKRVKELMEKERGGFDADTLSDLEESFEDARDPSTVVAAFKAKEQKEVEAIHSLRAANLAKMAMADRIEEVKFCMCRKTASGFMLQCELCKDWFHGACVPLPKTGSQKKVGVGWQSNSKDSKFLCPLCQRSRRPRLETILSLLVSLQKLPVRLPEGEALQCLTERAMSWQDRARQALATEELSSALAKLSVLSQRMVEQAAREKTEKIINAELQKAAANPDLQGHIQTFQQSGFSRATSPRQSVDYDDEETDSDEDIRETYGYDMKDPGEVKPYLFCDEEIPVKSEEVVSHMWPAATPSFCTEHAYSSASKSCVQNLGTPRKQPRKTPLVPRSLEPPVLELSPQAKAQLEELMMLGDLLEVSLDETQHIWRILQATHPPPEERFLQVMEPEDSLMEKPLKIKLKDSEKKRKRKLERAEHHHMIMAAAIAGGASAMGEMRPAKSKELKRVGLELGLGRKSKKKKLKLNLDKNREMKQLAKRLAKEEKERKRKEKAAAKGEAIREGLEKRKEKKILDIPSKYDWSGAEDSNDENAVCAAKNCQRPCKDKVDWVQCDGGCDEWFHQVCVGVSCEMAENEDYICIDCSCKATDVGGGMTVESVSAAEESVIVMATSICSGSAQSLPSSSVVASWSHTSSTSHLNPATSHHQQQQEQEPQQGS